A single window of Hyphomicrobiales bacterium DNA harbors:
- a CDS encoding NADH-FMN oxidoreductase RutF, flavin reductase (DIM6/NTAB) family — MTAESLSGDLADLAQAPTAAFDFATLSGRDKYKLLIGAVVPRPIAWVTTIDGEGRVNAAPFSFFNCLSADPAILAIGVEYRPSGAQKDTGRNIKDTQVFTVNIASSRLLEAMNVTAVPFDAGIDELERAGLHARPGVKVACPAIAEAPVAFECRHHVTLSIGNSREIVLGEVVYAHLHADIVNERLHVDPQALDAVGRMGGQGYASTRDYFDLATMSEAEWANGLIPTRIR; from the coding sequence ATGACCGCTGAATCCCTTTCCGGCGATCTCGCCGATCTGGCGCAGGCCCCGACGGCGGCGTTCGATTTCGCGACCCTCAGCGGGCGCGACAAGTACAAGCTGCTGATCGGCGCCGTCGTGCCGCGCCCCATCGCGTGGGTCACGACGATCGATGGCGAGGGGCGGGTCAATGCCGCGCCTTTCAGCTTCTTCAATTGCCTGTCCGCGGATCCCGCCATCCTGGCGATCGGTGTCGAGTATCGCCCCAGCGGCGCGCAGAAGGACACCGGGCGCAACATCAAGGATACGCAGGTATTCACGGTCAACATCGCCTCCAGCCGGCTGCTCGAGGCGATGAATGTCACGGCCGTTCCCTTCGACGCCGGCATCGATGAACTGGAGCGCGCCGGCCTCCACGCGCGGCCTGGCGTGAAGGTGGCGTGCCCGGCCATAGCCGAGGCGCCGGTCGCCTTCGAGTGCCGCCACCATGTCACGCTGTCGATCGGCAATTCGCGCGAAATTGTCCTCGGAGAGGTCGTCTACGCGCATCTGCATGCCGACATTGTCAACGAGCGCCTGCATGTCGATCCGCAGGCTTTGGATGCAGTCGGCCGCATGGGCGGGCAGGGTTATGCATCGACACGCGATTATTTCGACCTCGCGACCATGAGCGAGGCCGAATGGGCGAACGGTCTCATCCCGACACGCATCCGCTGA
- a CDS encoding FCD domain-containing protein: MTKDKAAAGGRSPAVHRALKRAILDQALPPGTKLPEDSIGERLGVSRTLVREALLRLSEEGLVELRPNRGAAVARPSLEEGYDLFVTRFALEKLVVELLAGKLTKAQQDALSQHIDSEDEARRHGDARSIRLAGEFHTLLASMTGNATLVRYVNELVARSSLILALYGRPHSSECAISEHRQLLEALKAGDAATATQLMTHHLESVTTRALLTRDKVEDIRDVLASYAAAEGL, from the coding sequence ATGACGAAAGACAAGGCGGCGGCGGGGGGGCGCTCCCCCGCGGTACATAGGGCGCTCAAGCGGGCGATCCTCGACCAGGCGCTGCCGCCCGGTACCAAGCTGCCGGAGGATTCCATCGGCGAGCGGCTCGGTGTGAGCCGTACACTGGTGCGCGAGGCCCTGCTGCGGCTCAGCGAGGAAGGGCTCGTCGAGCTCAGGCCCAATCGCGGTGCCGCCGTGGCGCGCCCCAGCCTCGAGGAAGGCTACGATCTGTTCGTCACGCGTTTTGCGCTTGAGAAGCTCGTCGTCGAATTACTGGCCGGCAAGCTGACCAAGGCCCAGCAGGATGCTCTGTCGCAGCACATCGACAGCGAGGACGAGGCGCGCCGCCATGGCGACGCGCGATCCATTCGCCTCGCGGGCGAATTCCATACGCTGCTCGCCTCAATGACCGGCAACGCAACGCTCGTCCGTTACGTCAACGAGCTGGTGGCCCGAAGCTCCCTCATCCTGGCCCTCTATGGCCGGCCGCATTCGTCCGAATGCGCGATTTCGGAGCACCGGCAGTTACTGGAAGCATTGAAGGCGGGTGATGCCGCCACGGCCACGCAGCTGATGACCCACCACCTCGAATCGGTGACGACCCGGGCCTTGCTGACCCGTGACAAGGTCGAGGACATCCGTGACGTCCTCGCGAGCTACGCCGCCGCGGAAGGCCTCTGA
- a CDS encoding hypothetical protein (Evidence 5 : Unknown function) — MIDVYHNTVVFLEDLQTYREVCNKKRLDSAGQGNRRIDEKSPLQGDQMHTTVGGWTADRGGQRPSAAA, encoded by the coding sequence TTGATCGACGTCTATCACAACACGGTGGTATTTCTCGAAGACCTGCAAACTTACCGGGAAGTTTGCAACAAGAAGCGTCTCGACAGTGCCGGCCAAGGCAACCGGCGCATCGACGAGAAATCGCCCTTGCAGGGCGACCAGATGCACACGACCGTCGGTGGCTGGACCGCCGATCGCGGCGGTCAGAGGCCTTCCGCGGCGGCGTAG
- a CDS encoding Arylsulfatase: MATDRSYPNRRSILLGTSAIAAVSMTPASLVKTAQAQQTAASPRTDRQPNILVIMGDDIGWFNPSIYNRGMMGYRTPNIDRIGNEGAMFTDWYGEQSCTAGRAAFITGQSPIRTGLTKVGLPGADVGLQPEDPSIAELLKPLGYVSGQFGKNHLGDKDEFLPTNHGFDEFFGNLYHLNAEEEPENPDYPKDPDFRKRFGPRGVIRSSADGKIEDTGPLTRKRMETIDDETAAAAIDFIDRQNKAQKPWFCYFNSTRMHVNTHLKPESDGKTGKGVYPDGMVEHDGHVGLLLKKLDDLGITQNTIVVYTTDNGAEVMTWPDGGSTPFRGEKATNWEGGYRVPTCMRWPGVIKPGTIYNEVFSHYDLIPTLCAAAGDPDIVAKCLRGHQANGKNFKVHLDGYNLMPFLTGSAKESPRRDFLYWNDDGELVAVRIADWKVVFKAQEHEGIDVWRREFTNLRAPKLFNLRADPFERGDSSMEYEKWFFDRSFIVVPTQAVVGKWLESFKEFPIRQKPASFNLDDVMRKMAPKN; the protein is encoded by the coding sequence ATGGCAACCGATCGATCCTATCCGAATCGTAGGAGCATTCTTCTCGGGACCTCGGCTATCGCAGCCGTGAGCATGACCCCCGCCTCGCTGGTGAAGACTGCTCAGGCCCAACAGACAGCGGCATCCCCGAGGACTGATCGCCAGCCGAACATCCTCGTGATCATGGGTGACGATATCGGCTGGTTCAACCCCAGCATTTATAACCGCGGTATGATGGGCTATCGCACTCCCAATATCGATCGGATCGGCAATGAGGGGGCTATGTTCACTGACTGGTACGGTGAGCAAAGCTGTACGGCAGGTCGGGCCGCATTCATTACCGGGCAATCTCCCATTCGCACCGGTCTCACGAAAGTCGGCTTGCCGGGAGCGGATGTCGGCCTCCAGCCAGAGGATCCTTCCATCGCGGAACTGTTGAAGCCTCTCGGCTATGTCAGTGGACAGTTCGGCAAAAACCATCTCGGCGACAAAGACGAGTTTCTGCCCACCAACCACGGCTTTGATGAGTTCTTCGGCAACCTCTATCACCTCAATGCCGAGGAGGAGCCGGAAAATCCCGACTATCCGAAGGATCCGGATTTCAGGAAGCGCTTTGGACCACGGGGCGTTATCCGCTCATCAGCGGATGGAAAGATCGAGGATACCGGCCCACTGACCCGAAAGCGGATGGAAACGATCGACGACGAAACCGCAGCAGCCGCGATCGATTTCATCGACCGGCAGAATAAAGCCCAGAAGCCGTGGTTCTGCTACTTCAACTCGACACGCATGCACGTCAACACCCATCTCAAGCCAGAATCGGACGGCAAGACCGGCAAAGGTGTCTATCCGGACGGAATGGTCGAGCACGACGGTCATGTTGGCCTGCTGCTGAAGAAGCTGGACGATCTTGGGATCACGCAGAACACCATCGTCGTCTACACGACCGACAATGGCGCCGAAGTCATGACCTGGCCAGACGGTGGTTCAACCCCCTTCCGCGGCGAGAAGGCAACGAACTGGGAGGGTGGATACCGCGTCCCCACATGCATGCGGTGGCCTGGCGTCATCAAGCCTGGCACGATCTACAACGAGGTATTTTCGCACTATGATCTTATTCCGACGTTGTGCGCCGCCGCCGGCGATCCTGACATAGTCGCTAAATGCCTTCGAGGGCATCAAGCCAACGGCAAGAATTTCAAAGTTCATCTCGACGGCTACAATCTCATGCCATTCCTCACCGGAAGCGCAAAGGAATCGCCCCGTCGCGATTTTCTGTATTGGAATGATGACGGCGAGCTGGTGGCCGTCCGCATTGCGGATTGGAAGGTTGTGTTCAAAGCCCAGGAGCACGAGGGCATCGACGTCTGGCGGAGGGAGTTTACCAACCTTCGCGCGCCCAAGCTCTTCAACCTCCGGGCTGACCCATTCGAGCGTGGGGATAGCTCCATGGAATACGAGAAATGGTTCTTCGATCGCTCGTTCATTGTAGTGCCAACGCAAGCCGTAGTTGGAAAATGGCTTGAGAGCTTCAAGGAGTTCCCGATCCGGCAGAAACCGGCAAGCTTCAATTTGGATGACGTCATGCGTAAGATGGCACCCAAGAATTAG
- a CDS encoding hypothetical protein (Evidence 5 : Unknown function): protein MAFIWSQPISNWATGTNWVGVHSDETCVRGTGHGFLAWAPATMLVVPVLGSVYTSGGNTYRLAERSSS from the coding sequence GTGGCTTTCATCTGGTCCCAGCCGATATCCAACTGGGCGACTGGCACGAATTGGGTTGGTGTCCATAGCGACGAGACCTGTGTCCGAGGCACGGGCCACGGCTTTTTGGCCTGGGCTCCAGCGACCATGCTCGTGGTTCCAGTCCTTGGGTCTGTGTACACCTCGGGAGGCAACACTTACAGGCTAGCAGAGAGATCATCGTCATGA
- a CDS encoding hypothetical protein (Evidence 5 : Unknown function), with protein MLALSDPALKVTVGRCGLDGGTAAISFLASPPRHSRQHHPALNEGAIVDIGPQPTGLRSALAGLQRRNWRVIATQTAVRPQTHARAI; from the coding sequence ATGCTTGCTCTTAGCGATCCTGCGCTCAAGGTTACGGTTGGCCGGTGCGGTCTGGATGGCGGGACGGCTGCTATCAGCTTCTTGGCTTCCCCTCCGAGGCACAGTCGCCAGCATCATCCCGCACTGAATGAGGGGGCCATCGTGGATATAGGTCCGCAACCAACCGGCCTTCGTTCTGCCCTGGCCGGGTTGCAGCGTCGGAACTGGCGTGTCATCGCCACGCAGACGGCAGTCCGCCCGCAAACACATGCTCGCGCAATTTGA
- a CDS encoding hypothetical protein (Evidence 5 : Unknown function), whose translation MGHIHTLLQKNSVKNTITQKILDINPADLAPANARGKTSGLLEPFIKLREHVFAGGLPSAWR comes from the coding sequence TTGGGGCATATCCATACTCTTTTACAAAAGAATTCTGTTAAAAACACAATTACACAAAAAATTCTGGACATCAATCCTGCTGATTTAGCCCCGGCCAATGCGAGGGGCAAAACGAGCGGGTTGCTTGAGCCGTTCATCAAATTGCGCGAGCATGTGTTTGCGGGCGGACTGCCGTCTGCGTGGCGATGA
- a CDS encoding Peptide/nickel transport system substrate-binding protein, with translation MPQGLIVPPNRSAVKTVLTLGRAALVFLFLGSAGWAQSQGGRVTWALINEDATLNPINSTATGPAIIGPKIFEGLVRYDEKLDPQPELATQWSVSEDGLTYTFTLRPNVKWHDGQPFTAEDVKFSLERLKAAHPRGRVTFSSVSAIETPDPQTVVVKLSRPAPFLLTALAASESPIVPAHIYKDVDASAPAPDRAIIGTGPFIFKEWKRGNSVLLARNPNYWDQGKPYLDEILFRFVPDAAARAAAFEAKEIDIGGDGVIAAAEIARIKQVPHLLIDEKRSTYEGTHRMLIFNFDTPVLQDRKVRQALSHAIDRKAVNNLIWFGQAVDSPTPISPSLAKFHNPNIKGYAFDPALANKLLDEAGYPKKNDGYRFKLRISANNSIDPRISFLFQQQLKAVGVDSEIQRGDRAAYLKRIYTDRDFDLTTEALANAFDPTIGVQRVYWSKAFKVGVPFANPGHYSNPEVDTLLEAAAVELNADKRRELFLKFQEVVHNDAASVDLVDPPSATVVNRRVKNYFVGGNGLSHNFASTYIDK, from the coding sequence ATGCCCCAAGGTTTAATCGTGCCACCCAATAGGTCGGCTGTCAAAACTGTCCTCACCCTCGGTAGGGCCGCGCTTGTATTCCTTTTTCTTGGGTCGGCGGGATGGGCTCAATCGCAGGGCGGGCGGGTGACTTGGGCGCTCATCAACGAGGATGCTACTCTTAACCCCATCAATAGTACCGCCACCGGACCTGCCATCATAGGTCCCAAGATTTTTGAGGGCTTGGTCCGCTACGACGAAAAGCTGGATCCTCAGCCCGAGCTGGCAACCCAATGGTCTGTCAGCGAGGACGGGCTGACCTACACATTCACGCTCCGGCCCAATGTGAAGTGGCACGACGGCCAGCCATTCACGGCCGAGGACGTGAAGTTCAGCCTCGAGCGCCTCAAAGCCGCCCACCCGCGCGGGCGTGTGACGTTTTCATCCGTTTCTGCGATTGAAACGCCGGATCCCCAAACCGTTGTCGTCAAGCTTTCCAGGCCGGCGCCCTTTCTCCTGACAGCGCTTGCAGCTTCAGAGTCGCCTATCGTTCCCGCACATATCTACAAGGATGTGGACGCGTCGGCCCCGGCGCCAGATAGGGCCATCATTGGCACCGGCCCGTTCATCTTCAAGGAATGGAAGCGGGGAAACAGCGTATTGCTGGCCCGAAATCCCAATTATTGGGATCAGGGAAAGCCCTATCTGGATGAAATTCTCTTCCGCTTCGTGCCTGACGCGGCAGCACGCGCCGCCGCTTTCGAGGCCAAGGAAATCGACATCGGCGGCGACGGCGTGATTGCAGCTGCGGAAATAGCGCGGATCAAGCAGGTGCCGCATCTCTTGATCGACGAGAAGCGCTCCACCTATGAGGGCACTCATCGCATGCTGATTTTTAACTTCGACACGCCGGTCCTGCAGGATAGAAAAGTCCGGCAAGCGTTGTCCCATGCGATTGATCGCAAGGCCGTGAACAATCTCATCTGGTTTGGTCAGGCCGTCGATTCGCCCACCCCGATCAGCCCTTCACTGGCAAAGTTTCATAATCCCAACATTAAGGGCTATGCGTTCGATCCGGCGCTCGCCAACAAACTGCTGGATGAGGCCGGGTATCCTAAAAAGAACGACGGCTACCGCTTCAAACTCAGGATATCCGCCAACAATTCGATCGATCCGCGCATTTCATTCCTGTTCCAGCAGCAGCTTAAGGCGGTCGGCGTGGATTCGGAAATTCAGCGTGGCGATCGGGCCGCCTACCTCAAGCGCATCTACACCGATCGGGATTTCGACCTGACGACGGAGGCCCTCGCCAACGCATTCGACCCCACAATCGGTGTCCAGCGCGTCTATTGGTCAAAGGCTTTCAAGGTCGGTGTGCCCTTTGCCAATCCCGGCCACTATTCCAACCCTGAGGTTGACACGCTGCTGGAGGCGGCAGCGGTCGAGCTGAACGCTGATAAGCGCCGCGAATTGTTCTTGAAGTTCCAGGAGGTCGTTCACAACGACGCGGCTTCGGTCGATCTCGTCGATCCCCCGTCCGCGACAGTCGTCAACCGGCGCGTCAAGAACTACTTTGTGGGTGGCAACGGGCTGTCGCATAACTTCGCTTCCACCTATATTGATAAATGA
- a CDS encoding DAO domain-containing protein, translated as MLPQPDFTGDPIPAYLASLAGPAPLTGPLADDLDTDIAIVGAGFAGLSAALHLAEAGIRATLIDARAIGWGASGRAFGQMAPATKLSLQELEGLLGTERAARLDAAAAQGPSLVFDLVHRYHMAAAPTTSGTLVAAHAPRKVAALRRSGQALQKRGFPVHILEGPEAQALIGSEAYELAILDERGGSVNPLGFAWGLARAAIEHGVVIHTDTPIHALRRNSTRWLLETRQGPIVRARMVIVTANAFAGRLLPELRRTIIPMRAWQAVSAPLPARLAASILPSRQTLNDTQRMPSGIRVHADGCLQVGVDGPLFSRDGAVHLAKLNKRLARLFPSIAPHLQWRETWGGWADMTADNVPHLHKLAPDLFVGVGFGGRGVAMATSMGRDLALLAQAVPETALGYPLSEPKALWYHAIARPLVTALAMRYRIEDQWDAWRFDRRRGSMSHA; from the coding sequence TTGCTTCCTCAGCCTGACTTCACCGGCGATCCGATCCCCGCATATCTTGCCTCCCTGGCAGGACCAGCGCCACTAACCGGTCCACTCGCCGATGATCTTGACACGGATATAGCCATCGTCGGTGCGGGCTTCGCAGGCCTCTCAGCGGCCCTCCATCTCGCAGAAGCGGGAATTCGTGCCACGCTCATTGATGCGCGCGCGATTGGTTGGGGTGCGTCGGGGCGCGCCTTCGGCCAGATGGCGCCGGCGACGAAGCTGTCCCTGCAGGAACTCGAAGGGCTGCTCGGAACGGAGCGCGCGGCGCGCCTTGATGCCGCGGCGGCGCAAGGACCAAGCTTGGTCTTTGATCTTGTGCACCGATATCACATGGCTGCGGCGCCCACGACGAGCGGCACCCTCGTTGCAGCCCATGCGCCCCGCAAGGTTGCCGCCCTTCGTCGCAGTGGCCAGGCCCTGCAGAAACGCGGCTTTCCCGTGCATATCCTGGAAGGCCCGGAGGCGCAGGCGCTCATCGGCAGCGAGGCTTATGAACTGGCGATTCTTGATGAGCGTGGTGGCTCGGTCAACCCCCTCGGCTTCGCGTGGGGGCTGGCGCGGGCGGCCATCGAACACGGCGTCGTAATTCATACCGACACGCCCATTCACGCTCTGCGCCGCAATTCCACGCGCTGGTTGTTGGAGACGCGGCAGGGGCCTATCGTGAGAGCGCGGATGGTGATCGTCACAGCCAACGCATTCGCAGGGCGTCTCCTTCCCGAATTACGGCGAACGATCATTCCGATGCGCGCCTGGCAGGCTGTCAGTGCACCCCTTCCCGCGCGGCTTGCGGCCAGTATCTTGCCGAGCCGGCAGACGCTCAACGATACCCAGCGGATGCCCTCGGGCATCCGTGTGCATGCAGACGGATGCTTGCAGGTCGGCGTCGACGGTCCGCTGTTCTCCCGCGACGGTGCGGTGCATCTGGCAAAACTCAATAAGCGGCTCGCGCGGCTGTTTCCATCGATCGCTCCCCATCTCCAGTGGCGGGAGACCTGGGGCGGTTGGGCCGATATGACAGCTGACAACGTACCCCATCTCCACAAACTGGCGCCTGATTTGTTCGTTGGCGTCGGCTTTGGCGGCAGGGGCGTTGCGATGGCCACATCGATGGGGCGAGATCTGGCTCTTTTGGCGCAAGCGGTCCCGGAGACGGCGCTCGGCTATCCGTTGTCCGAGCCGAAGGCGTTATGGTACCACGCCATCGCGCGGCCTCTGGTGACGGCGCTTGCGATGCGCTACCGGATCGAGGATCAGTGGGATGCGTGGCGCTTCGACCGTCGGCGCGGGAGTATGAGCCATGCCTGA
- a CDS encoding Peptide/nickel transport system permease protein, producing MPDRGRIARYIILRLLQAVPTLAGIVVLNFFILKLAPGDAVDALAADMGAATAETMAAMRARFGLDQTVLHQFWVYLQNLMHLSLGISPRYDIPVSTLIGGRITATLVLMLSALIWALGLGVLCGALMAARVGRWQDRLLWFFIQILYSVPFFWVGLLLIVLFSVKLNILPSGGIGGEGTGLLALLDDLRYLILPTVTLSLFYIAVYSRLVRSAMLEVSGQDYVRTAYAKGLSQREVYWRHVLRNALMPLTTISGMHFGGILGGAVVVETVFNWPGLGRLAYDAIMGRDYNVLLGILLISSLLVLATNVLVDVIQAWLDPRIELGR from the coding sequence ATGCCTGACAGGGGGCGGATAGCCCGATACATCATTCTGCGGTTGTTGCAGGCGGTGCCGACGCTCGCGGGGATCGTGGTCCTCAACTTCTTCATACTGAAGCTGGCACCCGGGGACGCGGTGGACGCACTCGCCGCGGATATGGGCGCGGCGACCGCGGAAACCATGGCGGCGATGCGCGCGCGGTTCGGTCTCGACCAAACCGTGCTGCATCAGTTCTGGGTCTATCTTCAGAATCTCATGCATCTGAGCCTTGGCATATCGCCCCGATACGATATTCCAGTATCCACCCTTATAGGTGGGCGGATCACGGCCACGCTCGTCCTGATGCTGAGCGCTCTTATATGGGCGCTCGGCCTTGGCGTTCTATGCGGCGCCCTTATGGCGGCGCGCGTCGGGCGCTGGCAGGATCGGCTGCTCTGGTTCTTCATCCAGATCCTCTATTCCGTCCCATTCTTCTGGGTTGGGTTGCTGCTGATCGTGCTCTTCTCTGTGAAGCTCAACATCCTGCCGAGCGGTGGCATCGGCGGTGAGGGCACCGGATTGCTCGCGCTTCTTGACGATCTGCGTTACCTGATACTGCCCACTGTCACGCTATCCTTGTTCTATATAGCGGTCTATTCGCGCCTGGTCCGCTCAGCGATGCTGGAGGTCAGTGGTCAGGACTACGTACGGACGGCCTATGCGAAGGGCCTCTCACAGCGCGAGGTGTATTGGCGGCATGTCTTGCGCAACGCGCTCATGCCATTGACCACGATCTCCGGGATGCACTTTGGCGGTATTCTCGGCGGTGCGGTCGTCGTGGAGACCGTGTTCAACTGGCCCGGGCTCGGGCGGCTCGCCTATGACGCCATCATGGGGCGGGATTACAATGTTCTGCTCGGCATCCTCCTGATCTCATCGCTCTTGGTTCTCGCGACGAACGTTCTTGTCGATGTAATCCAGGCGTGGCTTGACCCACGGATAGAGCTCGGCAGATGA
- the dppC gene encoding Di/tripeptide transport system permease protein DppC yields MSASNDVAPSSGISSTGGEGRVLRAFLRNPTAMGGLIVLVFFCFAAATAPYLYPEDPLSMVATPFLWPGQDIAFPLGTDSLGRDVAAQLVHGARISLLIGAIATSIGLALGVVVGGIAGYCGGRVETMMLRLIEIFQTLPSFVLLIVLVAVLKPSLVTVTLAIGLINWPTIARLTRAEFRSLREHDYVHAARALGLSHWRIILRVMMPNALPPVIVTASMMVASAILMEAALSFMGLGDPSIVSWGSMIGDAREFLRSAWYLAAWPGLAVFLAILSINLVGDGLNDAFNPRLNRTR; encoded by the coding sequence ATGAGCGCTTCCAATGACGTCGCACCATCTTCGGGGATTTCTTCCACAGGCGGCGAGGGACGCGTCTTGCGCGCTTTTCTGCGCAACCCGACGGCGATGGGAGGCCTCATCGTCCTTGTCTTCTTTTGTTTCGCGGCTGCGACGGCTCCGTACCTCTATCCTGAAGACCCCCTCAGCATGGTGGCGACACCATTCCTATGGCCGGGGCAGGATATTGCGTTTCCGCTTGGAACCGACTCACTCGGCAGGGATGTCGCGGCGCAACTCGTACACGGCGCCCGGATATCGCTGCTCATCGGGGCCATCGCCACCAGCATCGGGCTCGCGCTCGGCGTCGTCGTGGGCGGCATTGCGGGTTACTGCGGCGGCCGCGTCGAGACTATGATGCTGAGGCTCATCGAAATTTTTCAAACACTGCCGAGCTTTGTGCTGCTCATCGTTCTTGTCGCGGTTCTGAAGCCATCACTCGTAACCGTTACACTCGCAATCGGGCTCATCAACTGGCCCACGATCGCGCGCCTCACGCGTGCAGAATTCAGATCCCTGCGCGAGCACGACTATGTCCACGCCGCGCGCGCCCTTGGTCTCAGCCATTGGCGCATCATCTTGCGGGTCATGATGCCGAACGCCTTGCCTCCCGTTATCGTCACGGCATCAATGATGGTCGCGTCGGCGATTCTCATGGAGGCTGCACTCTCCTTCATGGGGCTGGGCGATCCTTCCATCGTGAGTTGGGGAAGCATGATCGGGGATGCCCGTGAATTTCTGCGGTCAGCATGGTACCTCGCTGCTTGGCCGGGTCTTGCCGTGTTCCTTGCCATTCTGTCGATCAACCTGGTCGGGGACGGCCTGAACGACGCGTTCAACCCACGGCTGAATCGTACCCGCTGA
- the aroQ gene encoding 3-dehydroquinate dehydratase produces the protein MIEIAVIVGPNMNLLGKREPEKYGSVTLAEIEANLHRRAEGRATVLFRQSNAEADLIDWIQEAGLKRQPIILHAGAYTHTSVALRDAILGSDAQVVEVGLTNVHGREAFRQQTFIKGVCVGSIGGFGAFSYELALEAAIWLAHRT, from the coding sequence ATGATTGAAATTGCAGTGATCGTGGGCCCGAACATGAATTTGCTCGGCAAGCGCGAACCTGAGAAATACGGCAGTGTCACGCTCGCTGAGATCGAAGCGAACCTTCACCGTCGCGCTGAAGGGCGAGCTACGGTGCTCTTTCGCCAGTCCAATGCAGAAGCTGATCTCATCGACTGGATTCAAGAGGCGGGATTGAAGAGGCAACCGATAATCCTGCATGCTGGCGCCTATACACATACCTCGGTCGCCCTGCGCGACGCGATCCTCGGCAGCGACGCGCAGGTCGTCGAAGTTGGGCTGACCAATGTGCATGGTCGCGAAGCGTTCCGGCAGCAGACCTTCATCAAGGGCGTCTGTGTGGGCTCGATCGGCGGTTTCGGGGCCTTTTCCTACGAACTGGCCCTCGAGGCCGCGATCTGGCTAGCCCATAGAACCTAG
- a CDS encoding hypothetical protein (Evidence 5 : Unknown function): MIDIQLRVHDYNTTWAAENYSLLAPVASRGVHQVSKVDLKQPVVGRIGTDNPSSPIVLTGTVPAWNAIARDLSLVSRLSLVCAGVRGNP; this comes from the coding sequence ATGATAGATATACAGCTTAGAGTGCATGACTATAATACCACCTGGGCAGCGGAAAACTATAGTCTGCTAGCTCCTGTAGCGTCGCGAGGAGTGCACCAAGTGTCGAAGGTCGATTTGAAGCAGCCTGTTGTTGGTAGGATTGGCACCGACAATCCCAGCTCGCCCATCGTCCTCACCGGAACCGTGCCCGCGTGGAATGCGATAGCCCGTGACCTGTCGCTTGTCTCTCGCTTGTCTCTCGTTTGTGCTGGAGTACGGGGTAATCCTTGA